From the Oncorhynchus kisutch isolate 150728-3 linkage group LG27, Okis_V2, whole genome shotgun sequence genome, the window gtacacatcacggacaaactgaaattatcccctaaaaccctcacagacttttacagatgcacaattgagaggatCTTGtcggctctccagagggtggtgcggtctgcccaaagtatcaccgggggcaaactacctgccctccaggacacctatagcacccgatgtcacaggaaggccaaaaagttcataaaagacaacaaccacccaagcctgttcaccccgctaccatccagaagacaaggtcagtacaggtgcaggatagctgggaccgagagactgaaaagcttctatctcaaggcaatcagactgttaaacagccatcactaacacagagaggctgctgcctacatacagaatcaaatcattagccactttaataaatggatcactagtcactttaaaaaatgccactaataatgtttacatatcttacatatctcatatgtatatactgtattttataccatctattacgTTTTGCCTATGCCActcagccatcactcatccatatattgaaatgtacatattcttattccatccctttacatttgtgtgtattaggtagttgttgtgaaattgtgagattacttgttagatattactgcactgtcaaaactagaagcacaaggatttcgctacactctcattaacatctgttaaccatgtctatgtgaccaataaaatttgatgatGAATTGATTTGAAGTGCCCATCCATGAagcctcaaggtcattggccacagataaaatgatgtcaaaatGGCAAAttattttcaatccttgtcatatgaagataaataattaaCAGAAATTATAGATCaaacgtatcagtgctcatcggccattggacataaacattacacaacaattcgcaaattcaacaatgagtggtttggaaggaagtgagcacagcacaacaaggtgagtccaaaaatgttttgtatgctgctgcataaattgtgtaatatgccagggagatatgtatactgtagctaagaaaataatactatgtgtatgttgtgtagtaagctgttagtagcccatgagCCTCACGTTAATAATTTGGTCTCttttcccctcttaatttcgcctactgttctgacttggtggtgcatgTGCacgtgtagcctatagcctgttttagagaaatgtaatcaacgAATaatgtaagagctttcattgtctgcttatatgcccccgttatttatcctatggttctgacttggtgtacagggagaacactgtaagaacggcccatgttctgatttctgtcactgtacatttcaaaggtGAAGCACAAATGGTTATATTGacacgtccgtcctagctcgctcattaatgtcttaatcgaaattacggattgcctcttatccactcgttgttcccttatgccatagtttgcacATCTCAATTGCAGTTGTGTAAAGTATTCAAGTAAAAatgctttaaagtactacttaagtagttttttggggtatctgtactttactatttatatttttttgacaACTTCTACTTTTACTCCACCACATTCCGAAAGAAAATCATGTACttattactccatacatttcccctgacacccaaaagtactagttacattttgaatgcttaacaggacaggaaaatggtccaattcacacacatcaagagaacatccctggtcaccctactgcctcttatctggcagactcactaagcaCAAATGCTTAATGTGTAAATTATGTCGGAGTGTGCCCTTAACTATATgtaaattttaaaaaacagacaATTGTGCCGTTTGGATTGCTTAATAGAAGTaacttgaaatgatttatacttttacttttgatacttaagtatatgtttgcaattacatttacttttaacacttaagtatatttaaaaccaaatacttttggatttttactcaaatagtattttatgggtgacattcacttttacttgagtcattttctattaatgtatctttacgtttactcaagtatgacaattgggtacttttccaccactgctcaattgtcagtagaaaccacatttgtttaaacaagtcagccatatcagctatgttctTTTTAAAAGgaagtaaatgaggctgaatgaactgttttgctgtcAGACAAGgcgtagcagtggtaaggtgttgggactgctgttgacACAGCTTTGTAGGCACCGTTAGCCACCATTAAAGTGCAATTAAtgcattgtttagtgttgtgttgtgtagtggctttgctggcatgcatcatttttgatatataaaaaaaaaaaatgccccACCgagatgtacatgctaaaatcaccactggcaAGGAATGCCAGTTTTGCATTTCTTTTCTCTCATTAATGGGATGCAACTGAAGAAATCGTAGCTCGATTGAATCTTTCCATATCATTATTTCTCTCTCGTTACAGATTCCTCTCTAGCATCTTTGAACAACATGATATTGCATTGACACTACCATCTCACAAGAGAATGACCGCAGCAGGTAACCGAACGGTATTGTTTGTTGTCATTCTTAAAATTATCATTCATATTGCGCCAAATTTGCTTTACACCCTATGTTCCATAACGTTGATATGGAATATATTAATGTTATTTCTAGCTACTAATTAGAAACTGCACCATAAATCCAGCTGCATATCGAATGTTGTGATTGCATAAAGGCCATTTACTTTGGTAAATGGCAGGAGTGGGATGTTAGCTAataagactggtacccagactaccATTGACGGCTCacaccattttaatgtagtcaaatgagtggattctaagtggagtcatgtccaaccaggtcatcaggagggttcagccaatcgtgaagaaaatggactacttcaaaatggagatagccttaatggcgctgcccatgctgtttTGGACCCTATAATGGCACctatacaaagatgagtcctctatggTCCCCTCCAAACTTGGATGCCACTTGACTTCACTGTACTAGCACAGTGTACTCAAACTGTCTTTGGTACCAGATTTGAATCCCGTGCAGCATTCATTCGGTTTGACTCCAAATATTTTAACACAGAAAATCCATGTGGATGGATTAAATCAACCTCCAACGTTCATTTGGTTTGCTAACAACAATCACGCTCTAGTCTAGTTGGGTTTGTTTACGTTAGGTCCATACGTCCAATGCCTTAGCCAATCACAAATCGCAGAACAAATAGGCGGGACTCAAATCAACCAATGGATGCAACGAACGCCATTCGTTTCCTACGGTCGTCACTAATTACCACAAACAGAAAGTCATAAACtccgcctatttctacaatgtattttattaaaatcagattttaaacctaaccttaaccacactgctaactgtatgcctaaccctaactttaattaagaccaaaaagctcatttttaTTTTCATAAAATTGTACGATTTAgcaactttgtggctgtggtaactcgTGACAACCGTTTTCTACAGAGAGCATCAACTGTTGAATAGCAGTAGCACAAAACAAAAGGCACGGTAGTGAATGaaggtaaaaaacaacaacatttcatTCGAAATCTCACCATACCAATCTAGCTAGATACGTATTGATCGTAGGATATGTGTCTTCGGTTTAAATTTGCTTTCCATCTTCGCAATTCTAACTAACTGGCCAAATTAGCTAGGTACAGTAGCTAACTTGAACTTGTTCTGTTCAGCTTGCTAGCATACTGTAGATACCAAAGGTTGtgttgctaatgttagctagctactgttctTTAACTCTGAAATCAAGGTCAGAATGGATCAGCTCAGCTAGAAGCTAATGGTAAAAAGAGTACGCACTGTTTGTAGCCTGACAATACATAATATTAAAGGAAATAGCTAGTCATTGATTGAGATGAAATGGAACAGTTAAATGTTGTCTTGGACCGGttagttaaataaaattataCTGTAGCTATACGTGCATTATATTGTTGACTGTCTATCATATCGTATGCTGTCTATGCAccaatatttttcataatttcctTGTCATTATAGTTGTCTAGTGTATTTTACTAGAACATGAGAATGGGATTATTATAGGCAAGCAGTCATGTAAGCCTAACCATATAGCCAGTCCTCTGATCCACCAGAGCCATGTCTTCTGAGGATCCCTTCCAGGACTCTCTAGATGACGATCTAGACTGCTTCTCAGAGCCTGGGAGAGGGAGCAGGATACGCAGCAGTGTTTACACCAAAACCCCAGAGATGGAGAGTAACTGGTGAGGTCcatgagacacatacacacactagccCACGAACAGCATTCAGTGTGGATCCAACTGATTTCTAATCCGCTCTCTTTTGTCGTTATACTTAGTTATGGAGACTATGGAGCCACCGGTGGCAAAAGTCCCCTGATGAAAACATTGATGGATGCAGAAGCAGCGGCCAACTCTGCAGCCGTACAGCTCATGTCGTTCAAGGAGATCCTGGAGGATGATTTTGCCGTAATGTGAAGTCCTTTGTACTTGATGTGCTTACAGTGTACCTGTCTTTATTTTGAGATGCACAACCTGATATCAAAATGTTCAATTCACTAACAACTTGTTAATGTGTCCAAAGTCAAATGTAATTCATCCTTCTATTATAAAGGACTCAAGACACTCTGCCTCTGATAACCGGCGGATGTCAAGGCAGAGAGGCCTTCTGCTGGAGAAGTTGGAGGTTTTTAAACGGATAAACAAGTCTGTTCGACAGCAACTCCAAGACCTGCAGGATGCAGAGGTTGGTCTTATCAACCAGTTCTAATCTGATGGCTAATGACTACTACTTTGGAGGCCTGTCAGGTTGCAATTTATAAGGGGGTCATGCTTATGACAATTtttacaatgcattataactgCAACATAATGCATTAAACTGTACTTGTGGACTAAAGTCAACTGCAACTTTGTCTTTTTAACTGTTGCGTGAAATAACATGATTTGACTACCTCTTTTTGTCTCCTTTTTTATTAGGCATCTCGAATggagacagacaaacacattGATCTCTTACTAAAGAAGCTTACGCAGGCTGAGTGTGATAATCTGGTAAATTGCTCctcatttgaaaaaaaaaaaagaacttcAGACACTCCAGACCTGTATTTAAACACTGAAAAATGAACATAGCGGTGCCAAGGCTGAAAATTGTATATGGTCTGCCAACATGttatacattttagtcatttagcagacacacttatccagagtgatttacaggagcaattagggttaagtgccttgctcaaggacagatttttcacctagtcggcttggggattctaaccagcaacctttcggttactggcccaacgctcttgaCTGCTGTGCTACCTGCCGACTAGAGGGTAGGGTAATTCAGTGCAGTAGTTCAGATGGCTCAATGGGTTGAAACATGGTGCTAGCTAGATTAAGGTTGGGGATTTGATTCAATCCTGCATGGGCCACATGTACTGAACTTGTGTGCTAACTTTGTAAGACACTTGGGATAGAAAAGCATCTGCTCCTGTTCACTATACACATATGtcattttactgttttactgtgagtAAGATCAAAGTTTTTGTTCTTTTGTTTCCACCAGCATTTGAAAAGAAATTTGAATGATAAAGACAAAATGGTGGATGAACTGATGGGTTTGCGGCAGAAAGAAATGGTGAGTTTTGGCCTTTAATTTCACATGAAATACAGTCACATCTGAAAtaattggcacccttgataaagattagcaaaaaattactgtataaaataaataataccaaGCTATATTTTATGCTCCAAAaaattgggaaattatattattttatacaattgcaatacaaaaaaataaattaTTATCATATTTATTAACATTCTACTTTTTAAGTCAATCTCAGTTTAAGGAACTGTATTGTGGCCTTTCatgacttcctgtttcactggggtataaaaatgaggtaacacGCATGTGAAATCCATTTGTCATCCATCACCAAGGGGAAAGGCAAAGCACTCAAATGAAAAGAGAAAAAGATTGTTGACTTTCATAAATCAGGCAATAGGTACAAAAAAATGACTGAAAAAACAAATATATCACTATTAGGGCAACAATTAAGAAGTTTAAAACCATTGTTCCAGTGGTAAATTTGGCTTCTAGAGGACCCAAGTGCATCTTGTCCCCACGCACAGTGGGGAAGATGGTTTGGGAGGCAAAAGAAGTCCAAGGGCCAGTATTGGAGAATTACAGAACGCAATGTGGAGTCACAAAGTCTCCAAATCTACAATTAGACACCACCTCCATGCCAATAGTCTGGAAGGGTTGCCATAAAAAGAGCCTTCACTGAGAGAAACCAACCAATGTCaatgcctggagtttgctaaacgtcattggcacttggattggaaccagtgTTATGGTCAGACGAAAATCAAGCTCTTTGGACTTTCACACCGGTGGTGGGTTTGGCCTCTAAAGAAGGATGCATATGCAGAAAATAACCTCATATCTTCTGCAggatatggtggtggatctttgatgttatggtgCTGTTTTGCTTCCAATGGTTCTGGGGCCCttgtcaacggcatcatgaactcaTTTTAGCAGAACACCTGGTTGCCTCTCTTACcagaaaatcaacattttgcaatggtcaTTTTCATTGGAAACCTGTGGTTTAAATTGAAGGCTGTGCATAAGCGCAGAATGAAGGATATCGAGGAACTGGAAAGATTCTATATGACGGAATGGTTGGTCTAAGATCCCTACCCAATGTGTACTTCAATATCATAAGACATTATAGAAAAAGGCCAACCACCCTTATCCTTGCAAGCAATTCTATTCATGTAAAATAATATTATAAAAATGTTGTTTGAGCCtacaaaatatacactgctcaaaaaaataagggaacactaaaataacacatcctagatctgaatgaatgaaatattcttattaaatacttttttctttacatagttgaatgtcctgacaacaaaatcacacaaagtatcaatggaaatcaaatttatcaacccatggaggtctggatttggagtcacactcaaaattaaagtggaaaccacactacaggctgatccaactttgatgtaatgtccttaaaacaagtcaaaattaggctcagtagtgtgtatgacctccctacaacgcctgggcatgctcctgatgaggtggcagatggtctcctgagggatctcctcccagacctggactaaagcatctgccaactcctggacagtctgtggtgcaacgtggcgttggtggatggagcgagacatgatgtcccagatgtgctcaattggattcaggtctggggaacgggcaggccagtccatagcatcaatgccttcctcttgcaggaactgctgacacactccagccacatgaggtctagcattgtcttgcaatatggaggaacccagggccaaccgcaccagcatatggtctcacaaggggtctgaggatctcatctcggtacctaatgacagtcaggctacctctggcgagcacatggagggctgtgcggccccccaaagaaatgccaccccacaccatgactgacccaccgccaaaccggtcatgctggaggatgttgcaggcagcagaacgttctccacggcgtctccagactctgtcacgtctgtcacatgtgctcagtgtgaacctgctttcatctgtgaagagcacagggcgccagtggtgaatttgccaatcttggtgttctctggcaaatgtcaaacgtcctgcacggtgttgggctgttagcacaacccccacctgtggacgtcgggccctcataccaccctcatggagtctgtttctgaccgtttgagcagacacatgcacatttgtggcctgctggaggtcattttgcagggctctggcattgctcctccttgcacaaaggcagaggtagcggtcctgctgctgggttgttgccctcctacggcctcctccacatctcctgatgtactggcctgtctcctggtagtgcctccatgctctggacactacgctgacagacacagcaaaccttcttgccacagctcgcattgatgtgccatcctggatgagctgcactacctgagccacttgtgtgggttgtagactccgtctcatgctaccactagagtgaaagcaccgccagcattcaaaagtgaccaaaacatcagccaggaagcataggaactgagaagtggtctgtggtcaccacctgcagaaccactcctttattgtgggtgtcttgctaattgctataatttccacctgttgtctattccatttgcacaacagcatttTAAATTTATTggcaatcagtgttgcttcctaagtggacagtttgatttcacagaagtgtgattgacttggagttacattgtgttgtttaagtgttccctttattttttggagcagtgtagtatctcagtatttgtatttattttatacagtgttTTTTGCTCATCTTCATCAAGtgtgccaatcattttggatgTGACAACATTTTGTACAACGATAAAACACATTGACAAAGGAATAAATCAAACTGTTCGAAAGCAGTGCCCTCACACCAGCTCTTTCTGCTTTGATGCTCCACAGGAGAACACCGAGAATGCGGTCCATGCCACCAAGTCTGTGGAGACCACACGTGCTCACCTACAGGGCCAGTTACACAGCAAAGAGGCCGACAACAACCGTCTCACCGTGCAGCTCCGGGTAACACACAAGTTCAGGCATCAGTCTattagtcagtcaatcaatcactaCATTGTCTGAGTTGGGAAAGGTGTATTTCTAAGCCTTAACCATTCTGTCTGTAGAATAAGACACCGGTAAAGTAAAGGAGGTAGTTTGCAGTCAATATTATGCTTgcagcctgtgtgtgtgatgtctgggACCGTTGGGAAGAAAGACAGCAAAAAGTAGACATTTCTGTTTCACAAAGAATAGTGGGCAATAGTCTTCTACAACCCATTCAAGACGGACGTCGTCCATGAGTGAAATCCTATCTTGTTTTCACCAGGCTAGAGATAATTATTTAGACATGTTGAAAACTTAAACAGTCCGTGTTTGTTCCCTGTCTTTCTTTCTCCCAGGGTTTGGAGAGGCAGCTGACTGAGCAGAAGCTAGAGATAGATGGTCTGAGGGTGGAGATCTCTAGTGTGTCTGAGAAGGCAGAACAGGAGAAAGAGGGCCTGAAGAAGGCCACCCGTGCCCAGAAACAGAGGGCCGAGAGGTTCGAAGCTGCCGTGGATAAATGTTACACTCAGCTGAGGGAGAAGGTATGTATGGGTAATGTTGGGAGTCAgtttggtggtcatcattttctCTTCCCCAGGGTTTTGTTCAGGCTGGAGAACATGTTTTGAAACCAGGAGATACTACATGTACTTGTCCAATAACACCACAGCTTTTTTAGTTGTATTTTTGTAATACTTTTTATTTATTGGTTTTAGATCACATTAGAATCCCAACAAGAGATATACacatttacacccccccccccccccccccccccaacatgaaAAGGAAATAATTAACCTCAACACGCCAACAGTCAGCATTTCATAAAACAATATAATGGTACACGGACACGCacccacacatgcatacacacatctGCACTTCTACGGTCGCATACATgcacccattcacacacacatccaccgacacacacacacacacacgtgtccacAAACACCCATCTGTTTCAAACATGTCAATTTTATCTCCTGTTAGGGCCTATAAATATTTGACAATATAATGTCCGTTTTCTATACTTTTTCCCATCGTATCTCAGAGTTATTTGGTTTCTTATTCTATGAGTTCTCATTTACCATACTGTAGATTTCATTAATTGTTTCTTTCCGATTGCTTATTTGTGGTGCCAGGGGTTTAAGACAGTTTCTAGTCATCTgtttaagtgctgttattctcAGAATTCTGAAAAGGTACTTATCATTTTGGAGGACCAGTGTATGAGGGGTTCTCCCAAGGAACATGTGTTCTGGATTTAGAGAACGTGAGTGTTCAAGCGTATCATCCAGTACTTTATATACTTCGGTCCAGAAATGATTGAGGACTGTGCAGGAATATAGTATGTGGATGTGATTAGCCCTGCTCTCCCCGCAGTTACGCCAGCAATTTGGTGTGATGTCACAGTTGTATTGTTGTATTATAGGAGTTATGAAACATCTTGACTGAATTTTCCAAGAGTATTCCCTACAGAGTAGAGAGTTGTCTTGGACTTGTTCTTCTAGATATGTCCTCCCATTCCTCTGCGGTTGTTACTATTTGCAGCTCGTCTAACCAATTGGTTTTCACTATAATGTTCTCATCTTTTGTTTCTTCTCCGATAATTCTGTGCCCCAGCACATTCTTGGCATTTACTTTCTTAGATATCTTTGCTGTATATCGATTTAaaggatgtacagtgccttcggaatgttttcagaccccttgacgttttccacattttgttacgttacagccttattctaaaattgattgaattagggatgcaccgatatgaaATTTTTGCCTGATACTAATATCCAATttttttccttgccaaaaaacccAATACCGATTCATAATTTTTTTGAAATGCCTTTTTAAGTATtatagtacagttaaatagttgagacacacacacacacacacacactgaccaaacacttattttgttggcatttgcgtacactaccgttcaaaagtttggtgtcacttagaaatatccttgtttttgaaataaaagcacgttttgtttttttgtccattaaaataacataaaattgagcagaaatacagtgtagactttgttaatgttgtaagtgactattgtagctggaaacggctaatTTAACAAAATtatgaatatctacataggcgtacagaggcccattatcagcaatcatcactcctgtgtcccaatggcatgttgtgttagctaatccaagttgatcattttaaaaggctaattgatcattagaaaacccttttgcaattatgttagcacagctgaaaacggttgtcctgcttaaagaagcaataaacctGGCCTTCTTTAGAACTTTATTTCTGAAAcgtgtcagtctattcttgttctgagaaatgaagttttttgtttgttgatacAGCAttgtctttatatccgaaaataataCTTTTGGGTATAAACTTTCTacgggctccatctgaattcacccccCCGACGCTCCTCTGCACTGCCACTCACAACTTTTTCTCCGCTGGCACAGTTTGATTATCCGTCTGTCTCCATGTAGCGGTTGATGCTGGGTTCATCCATACAATAATGGATTTTAGTTGGTCGGCCTGGGCTTGTTTTATGTTTGATTGTTTTAAGTTTGACACAGGCTTTTCTTGCTCCCCAGATGAATTTCCTCAGGAATGTGTCCCACCTTTTTAAAAGTATTTGGAGTAATAGTTATTGGTTGATTCTGGAACAGGAATACACACTTCTTGGGAGAACGTTCATTTGAATCGTTTTCCATTCTTCCTGTTCTTGTTAAAGGTACTAATTTCCATCTTTTGTAGGTCCTGTTTATGCTGAATTTCCATTGTTCCTAACTTATACTGATGCAGTTTCATCAGATCTTGGTATTTGAGTGTGTTTTGATCCCATTTAAGTTTAAACTTTGTTTTGATGTCTTAGGATATTGGTTGACCTACCGTCATTCTGTCTGATTTCACTGTATTTAGTCTGTACTGAGATACGACACTTGTTGTGCTTCATCCATAGTGGTGGGAACTGACTGGTAGGTTTGCTCAGTAGAGAATCGCATCGTCTGCATATATTGCTAGGTTGTGTTCTTCCTGATCGATGTGTAGACGTTGTATTTTCTGATTGTttgttatacactgagtgtacaaaacatcaggaacaccttccagatattgagttgcacccccttttgtcctcaaaacggcctcaattcgtcggggcatggactctataaggtatcaaaagcgttccacaaggatgctggcccatgttgactccaatgcttcccacagttgttaagttggctggatgtcctttcggtggtggaccattcttgatatacaagggaaactgttgagcatgaaaaacccagcactgttgtagttcttgacacactcaaaccggtgcgtctGGCAACTGCTACGATACCCCATTCAAAAGcactgaaatattttgtcttgaccattcaccctctgattggcacacatacacaatccatgtctcaattgtctcaaggcttaaaactccttctttaacctgtcctccccttcatctacactgatttgaagtgaatttaacaggaGACATTAAGTTATCATAGCATTCACTTGGGCAGTCTGTCATAGAAAGAGCCGAGtgagttcctaatgttttgtgcactcattGTATTTTCGTCTAACGGTTCCATACTTAAAATGAAGATGGATGTCTTTTTTAAAACTTTTGCTACGGTGTTCCCTACTGAACGCGACCCAGGTATTCCGTTGTTCCTTGCCAGTGACAGTAAACTGATTTTATGTTATGTGGCATGATGACATGTAGGATGTTCAGCTGGCGGAGGCTTGTTCAGAGAGGGACACGTGGAGGAGACAACAGGAGCAGAAGACAAACGCGAGAATTCTGCTTGATGCACAGATAGGACTGCTGAAAGGGTATGTCGTTTCTCATTTTGACCTGGACACAAAAAAGCCTGGCATATTGTTAATCCAGGTCTTTGAGGCAATCAATGTTGTTCTTTTCATTTGCAAAGCTTTTCTCTCCTCGCAGAAAGTAGAAGTGGGCAAGTGGCAATTGCTTATTGATGTTTCATTACAGCCAAATAGCCGACATTACTGCGAAGCTACAGAAGGAGAGTGACGAATTCACTGCTGCTAACGAGGTCTTAGTGCTAAAAGTGGAAAAACTCTACGCTGAAAACGGAGACATTGGCCTTGAGAACGCAACCCTCAAGGTAGGACAATTAAACAC encodes:
- the LOC109872173 gene encoding outer dense fiber protein 2 isoform X1: MSSEDPFQDSLDDDLDCFSEPGRGSRIRSSVYTKTPEMESNCYGDYGATGGKSPLMKTLMDAEAAANSAAVQLMSFKEILEDDFADSRHSASDNRRMSRQRGLLLEKLEVFKRINKSVRQQLQDLQDAEASRMETDKHIDLLLKKLTQAECDNLHLKRNLNDKDKMVDELMGLRQKEMENTENAVHATKSVETTRAHLQGQLHSKEADNNRLTVQLRGLERQLTEQKLEIDGLRVEISSVSEKAEQEKEGLKKATRAQKQRAERFEAAVDKCYTQLREKDVQLAEACSERDTWRRQQEQKTNARILLDAQIGLLKGQIADITAKLQKESDEFTAANEVLVLKVEKLYAENGDIGLENATLKASIVELELQLVHSKAALKEESAVSQERKDQAEQYQSQVAELQLEVEDLKMKLEGFLREAENTREGRDAEVKKVRLELEGRVRELEEYPELLGTAEQSLAECQDNLRRSEKRCADKAEAIRQLQVKVERQGEKTRSSMDMKESIHEANSQLRQKWEALQRQMEELHGENQELVRRLAGQEESLHYSSRQLEQRSADCQALNRQLEAAVADVRQQVSKVKDKAVSRESSLQTRILELEAEKSRRENELKHMKQSKQSAEKQFEVRLKDLQLSLDQSKSHKQSIQNYVDFLKNSYATMFDEGLPQAPSSFGSSYFLK
- the LOC109872173 gene encoding outer dense fiber protein 2 isoform X2 translates to MSSEDPFQDSLDDDLDCFSEPGRGSRIRSSVYTKTPEMESNCYGDYGATGGKSPLMKTLMDAEAAANSAAVQLMSFKEILEDDFADSRHSASDNRRMSRQRGLLLEKLEVFKRINKSVRQQLQDLQDAEASRMETDKHIDLLLKKLTQAECDNLHLKRNLNDKDKMVDELMGLRQKEMENTENAVHATKSVETTRAHLQGQLHSKEADNNRLTVQLRGLERQLTEQKLEIDGLRVEISSVSEKAEQEKEGLKKATRAQKQRAERFEAAVDKCYTQLREKDVQLAEACSERDTWRRQQEQKTNARILLDAQIGLLKGQIADITAKLQKESDEFTAANEVLVLKVEKLYAENGDIGLENATLKASIVELELQLVHSKAALKEESAVSQERKDQAEQYQSQVAELQLEVEDLKMKLEGFLREAENTREGRDAEVKKVERQGEKTRSSMDMKESIHEANSQLRQKWEALQRQMEELHGENQELVRRLAGQEESLHYSSRQLEQRSADCQALNRQLEAAVADVRQQVSKVKDKAVSRESSLQTRILELEAEKSRRENELKHMKQSKQSAEKQFEVRLKDLQLSLDQSKSHKQSIQNYVDFLKNSYATMFDEGLPQAPSSFGSSYFLK